One Pectobacterium colocasium DNA segment encodes these proteins:
- a CDS encoding DUF4145 domain-containing protein encodes MTDVELCIDLVPAAGDAYRRALDVMTAYPDYAKTNFRIVVEHLTQKLGEHSGIDLENSDLFNSIQELSKCQIIDHNLRTELHRIRQLGNEVVHAKLTNGDVNGGGEDTSKARGAGNLESALSARKTLVGIFESVFLLVNKGEELPEITIVDIGDIINSQQTLWKAISSVNFEAKMAAGLILEAQSLAPLPKGVLIIANSQYAHKQTTQKMAAELYWAACVISAGADLKSQIEIHKMGGEEAFLFKHANTEALFRYSQLTFYQSKGEESQKRGVKALEAAAKRGYTDALPEYGNWLREESKFVESFGFFSHALKKGKISAHAGLGLLYLEKSYSDYSQNLAEQSFINGINSGDEHCKYLLGRFLYEGKELVQDKERGKALLKAAAEAGHESAAHYFNLAVDDKLHKELQAHFLDILLSMPKQPERPKQGRNDSCACKSGKKYKRCCGA; translated from the coding sequence ATGACTGATGTAGAACTTTGCATCGACCTTGTACCGGCAGCAGGGGATGCATACCGCCGCGCTTTAGACGTGATGACGGCCTATCCAGACTATGCGAAAACAAACTTCCGAATCGTAGTCGAACACTTGACGCAAAAGCTAGGCGAGCATTCTGGCATTGATCTGGAGAATTCAGACCTTTTTAACTCCATTCAAGAGTTGTCCAAATGCCAGATCATCGACCATAACTTGCGCACTGAGCTACATAGAATCCGTCAGCTTGGAAATGAAGTGGTTCATGCCAAGCTAACAAATGGCGATGTAAATGGTGGTGGAGAGGATACCAGTAAAGCAAGAGGTGCTGGTAATTTGGAAAGCGCACTTTCTGCCCGTAAAACGCTAGTGGGAATCTTCGAAAGTGTTTTTCTCTTGGTTAACAAAGGTGAGGAGTTGCCAGAGATAACAATCGTGGACATCGGCGACATCATCAATAGTCAGCAAACGCTTTGGAAAGCTATTTCATCAGTGAACTTCGAGGCAAAGATGGCTGCGGGCTTGATTCTGGAGGCACAATCATTGGCTCCCTTGCCCAAAGGAGTATTAATCATAGCGAATAGCCAATACGCGCATAAGCAAACAACTCAAAAAATGGCGGCAGAGCTGTACTGGGCTGCATGCGTGATCAGCGCTGGAGCTGATTTAAAAAGCCAGATCGAGATTCACAAAATGGGCGGGGAAGAGGCATTTCTGTTTAAACACGCAAATACAGAAGCATTATTTCGGTATTCTCAGCTTACTTTTTACCAGTCAAAAGGCGAGGAAAGCCAGAAACGCGGCGTTAAAGCCTTGGAGGCCGCAGCTAAGCGAGGCTATACCGATGCTCTGCCTGAATACGGTAATTGGCTACGTGAGGAAAGCAAGTTCGTTGAGTCCTTTGGCTTTTTTTCACATGCCTTGAAAAAAGGGAAAATCTCGGCACATGCAGGACTTGGGTTGCTGTATCTGGAAAAATCCTACTCCGACTATTCTCAAAATCTGGCTGAACAAAGCTTTATAAATGGCATTAATAGCGGAGACGAACACTGCAAATACCTGCTTGGACGGTTCCTCTATGAAGGCAAAGAGCTTGTTCAGGACAAAGAGCGCGGTAAAGCGCTTTTAAAAGCAGCTGCGGAAGCGGGTCATGAATCAGCGGCGCATTACTTCAATCTTGCTGTAGATGACAAACTTCACAAAGAATTACAGGCACATTTCTTAGACATATTACTCAGCATGCCAAAACAACCTGAAAGACCAAAGCAAGGGAGAAATGACTCCTGTGCTTGCAAATCAGGTAAAAAGTACAAGAGATGCTGTGGTGCCTAA